One genomic region from Terriglobus aquaticus encodes:
- a CDS encoding fused MFS/spermidine synthase has protein sequence MSPPRVAPCFRDPVLDFGITATSPLALEHAPEVRHGCGAYVSEHGNYLSLYLGGSTVDGVHAVMDCTAPAELVFSYTQIMAGFSRFVPHPHHIGMLGLGGGSLAKHCYEAFPESRITIAEISPEVIGLRGRFLIPDDDERLCVLLADGAKLVANSRDRFDVLLVDAFNEGGHMDHLGTVRFYRNCHRALTPSGILVLNFSGDAWQGSLSALHRLFRDQVVLYRCPDGDNVIAFAGKATLASHHETVPLPR, from the coding sequence GTGTCCCCGCCGCGAGTCGCGCCGTGCTTTCGCGATCCGGTGCTCGACTTCGGCATCACTGCGACTTCGCCACTGGCGCTGGAACACGCTCCGGAAGTGCGCCACGGCTGCGGTGCCTACGTCTCGGAACACGGCAACTACCTGTCACTCTACCTTGGCGGAAGCACCGTCGATGGCGTGCATGCGGTGATGGACTGCACGGCACCTGCCGAGCTCGTCTTCAGCTACACGCAGATCATGGCCGGCTTCTCCAGGTTCGTGCCGCATCCCCATCACATCGGCATGCTCGGCCTCGGCGGTGGATCGCTGGCCAAGCATTGCTACGAAGCTTTCCCGGAGAGCCGGATCACCATCGCCGAGATCAGCCCTGAAGTGATTGGCCTGCGCGGCCGCTTCCTGATCCCGGACGATGATGAACGGCTCTGCGTTCTTCTCGCAGACGGCGCAAAGCTCGTTGCGAACAGCCGCGACCGCTTCGATGTACTGCTCGTCGACGCCTTCAACGAGGGCGGCCACATGGATCATCTCGGTACCGTCCGCTTCTACCGGAACTGCCATCGCGCACTCACGCCCTCCGGTATTCTGGTGCTCAATTTCAGCGGCGATGCCTGGCAAGGTTCGCTATCGGCGCTCCACAGACTTTTTCGCGATCAGGTTGTTCTGTATCGGTGCCCCGATGGCGACAACGTGATTGCGTTCGCCGGTAAAGCGACTCTGGCCAGCCACCACGAAACGGTTCCGCTGCCTCGCTGA
- a CDS encoding TolC family protein — protein MNSGKLQAAASVALLLTSSWAQTVGAQTTQAAPGTQTTPPLGTQSTPSATPQTAAQAGAQTNTQSNPTQPAAPQAQQVDTTGRPGVPQAPEPNHPGPLFLRETSKDYSHLKSHWRNPIAPYTSTDYRAPRLSNTPRINDLLRDGKIYLSLSDAILLALENNYDIAIARVNLDIADTDLLRARAGSTLRGVSTGLVTNTLGGSSTTVSGGGGPGGTATGAGGGGTGASGLVLSTNGGGPVPLSRDPLLTGTVQYEQRTSPGGSGFGGSSSSSNTGTGTGTGTGTGTGTGTGTGTGTGTGTGTGTGTGTTGTTNLFNSNPTQTNTGSYNFNYYQGFSTGTYVNLTFNNSRVTSNSSTSSLSPALSSSFSLTVTQQLLQGFGKGVQNRFVVQAKNDRRIADSAFRAQLLYTINQVESIYWNLVSAYEDVQAKQRALEQSTQLSNDNRRQLQIGTLAPLDVVNSDQAVSTDRQSLTTSESNLEYQQLLMKQAIVRDLNDPQLSAAPVVPTERVSLERMAEEDTPIEELVKRAYANSPAIEQAVLNMENNKITIKGVKNGLLPQLNAYGFYGGSGYTGEANPASILCQQNPTVPNCGLQGGGYGTAFANAFNNSAPDKGVGVTLNVPLRNRPAQADQARSQMEYRQAQMRLQQLYTQTRIQVVNQQYALTNDRASTVAAQAARDYQAQALDAEQKKYRLGASTTANVLQQERNLATAENNLISATAAYAKDRATLLQLLSNTLDRYGISIEQAASGTLTTQPNIPGLTAPQPPAPPKPLTSNPDPLPPYQGIAAPGTATPAGTPAPQPPQ, from the coding sequence GTGAATTCTGGCAAGTTGCAGGCTGCGGCGAGTGTCGCTCTGTTATTGACAAGCTCGTGGGCGCAGACGGTCGGCGCCCAAACAACCCAGGCCGCGCCCGGGACGCAAACCACTCCACCTTTGGGCACACAGTCCACGCCGTCCGCCACGCCGCAGACCGCGGCACAGGCCGGCGCGCAGACGAACACCCAAAGCAACCCGACGCAGCCTGCCGCACCGCAGGCGCAACAGGTGGACACCACCGGCCGTCCCGGCGTGCCGCAGGCACCGGAGCCGAACCATCCCGGCCCCCTCTTTCTGCGCGAGACCAGCAAGGACTATTCCCACCTGAAGAGCCACTGGCGCAACCCGATCGCGCCCTACACCTCCACGGACTACCGCGCTCCGCGCCTCAGCAACACACCGCGCATCAACGATCTGCTGCGTGACGGCAAGATCTACCTGAGCCTGTCGGACGCCATCCTGCTGGCACTTGAAAACAACTACGACATCGCCATCGCCCGCGTGAACCTGGACATCGCGGACACTGATCTTCTTCGTGCCCGTGCGGGCAGCACCCTTCGCGGTGTCAGCACCGGCCTGGTCACCAACACATTGGGCGGCTCCAGCACGACGGTCAGCGGCGGCGGCGGTCCGGGTGGAACAGCCACCGGCGCAGGCGGCGGCGGCACCGGTGCATCCGGCCTCGTGCTCAGCACCAACGGTGGCGGCCCCGTTCCTCTCAGCCGCGACCCCCTGCTGACCGGCACCGTGCAGTACGAACAGCGCACCAGCCCTGGCGGTTCGGGCTTCGGCGGCTCCTCCAGCAGCAGCAACACCGGAACCGGTACGGGCACAGGAACTGGCACAGGCACGGGTACCGGAACGGGTACTGGCACCGGCACGGGAACAGGGACGGGTACCGGAACGGGCACCGGCACCACCGGCACCACGAACCTGTTCAACAGCAACCCGACCCAGACGAACACCGGTAGCTACAACTTCAACTACTACCAGGGCTTCTCTACCGGAACCTACGTCAACCTGACCTTCAACAACTCGCGTGTCACCTCCAACTCGTCGACCTCGTCGCTCAGCCCAGCGCTGTCGTCTTCCTTCAGCCTCACAGTGACGCAGCAATTGCTGCAGGGCTTTGGCAAAGGCGTGCAGAACCGCTTCGTGGTCCAGGCCAAGAACGACCGTCGTATCGCCGACTCGGCATTCCGCGCCCAGTTGCTCTACACCATCAACCAGGTCGAGAGCATCTACTGGAACCTCGTCAGCGCCTACGAAGACGTTCAGGCCAAGCAGCGCGCTCTGGAGCAGTCCACTCAGCTTTCCAACGACAACCGCCGGCAGTTGCAGATCGGCACGCTGGCTCCGCTCGATGTGGTCAACTCCGACCAGGCAGTCTCTACCGATCGCCAGTCGCTGACCACCTCTGAGTCCAACCTGGAATACCAGCAACTGCTGATGAAACAGGCGATCGTGCGCGACCTGAATGATCCGCAGCTCTCCGCGGCGCCGGTCGTTCCCACGGAGCGTGTCAGCCTTGAGCGCATGGCCGAAGAAGACACCCCGATCGAGGAGCTGGTAAAGCGCGCCTACGCGAACAGCCCCGCCATCGAGCAGGCCGTGCTCAATATGGAAAACAACAAGATCACCATCAAAGGTGTGAAGAACGGTCTGCTGCCGCAGTTGAACGCCTACGGCTTCTACGGCGGTTCGGGCTACACCGGCGAGGCCAATCCGGCCTCCATCCTGTGCCAGCAGAACCCGACCGTTCCGAACTGCGGTTTGCAGGGTGGCGGCTACGGCACAGCATTTGCCAACGCGTTCAACAACTCCGCACCCGACAAGGGCGTCGGCGTCACGTTGAATGTTCCGCTGCGGAACCGCCCGGCTCAGGCTGACCAGGCCCGCTCGCAGATGGAGTATCGCCAGGCACAGATGCGCTTGCAGCAGCTCTACACGCAGACCCGCATCCAGGTGGTCAATCAGCAGTACGCGTTGACCAACGACCGTGCCTCCACAGTGGCGGCCCAGGCCGCGCGTGACTACCAGGCACAGGCACTCGATGCCGAGCAGAAGAAGTACCGCTTAGGCGCATCGACCACGGCCAATGTTCTGCAGCAGGAACGCAACCTGGCCACGGCAGAGAACAACCTGATCTCCGCCACCGCGGCATACGCCAAGGATCGTGCAACGCTGCTGCAACTGCTCTCGAACACCTTGGATCGCTACGGCATCTCCATTGAGCAGGCAGCCAGCGGAACCCTCACCACGCAGCCCAACATCCCCGGCCTCACGGCGCCCCAGCCACCCGCGCCACCCAAGCCGCTCACCAGCAACCCCGATCCGCTGCCGCCGTACCAGGGCATCGCCGCACCCGGAACTGCAACCCCGGCCGGCACCCCCGCACCGCAGCCGCCACAATAA